From Scylla paramamosain isolate STU-SP2022 unplaced genomic scaffold, ASM3559412v1 Contig3, whole genome shotgun sequence, a single genomic window includes:
- the LOC135096167 gene encoding glutamate-rich WD repeat-containing protein 1-like, whose protein sequence is PNFHPSPSSIRVWDVRAAPSKACMITRTDAHTSDINVLHWNRCEPFLVSGGDDGCVRVWDLRNMQGGSGAVAELKHHSAPVSTVEWHPSEGSVLASGGEDDAILQWDLAVEREAAEEGEQLLFVHRGQQEVKELHWHPQIPGLLVSTAHSGFNIFKTISC, encoded by the exons AGCCCCCAGCAAGGCCTGCATGATCACACGTACAGACGCACACACCAGCGACATCAACGTGCTGCATTGGAACCGCTGTGAACCGTTCCTGGTGTCCGGCGGCGATGACGGGTGTGTGCGGGTGTGGGACCTCCGGaatatgcag GGTGGCAGTGGTGCTGTGGCAGAGCTGAAGCACCACTCAGCGCCGGTCAGCACCGTGGAGTGGCACCCCAGCGAGGGTTCCGTGCTGGCCAGCGGGGGGGAGGACGACGCCATCTTGCAGTGGGACTTGGCTGTGGAGAGGGAGGCAgccgaggagggggag CAGCTGCTGTTCGTGCACCGCGGTcagcaggaggtgaaggagttaCACTGGCACCCTCAGATCCCCGGCCTGCTGGTGTCCACGGCTCACAGCGGCTTCAATATCTTTAAGACCATCAGCTGCTga